The following proteins are co-located in the Neisseria sp. Marseille-Q6792 genome:
- the ileS gene encoding isoleucine--tRNA ligase, which translates to MTDYSKTVNLLESPFPMRGNLAKREPAWLKSWYEQKRYQKLREIAKGRPKFILHDGPPYANGDIHIGHAVNKILKDIIIRSKTQAGFDAPYVPGWDCHGLPIEVMVEKLHGKDMPKARFRELCREYAAEQVARQKKDFIRLGVLGDWDKPYLTMDFKTEADTVRMLGEIYKSGYLYRGAKPVQFCLDCGSSLAEAEVEYKDKVSPAIDVAYPFKDTAALAAAFGLAGIEGKAFAVIWTTTPWTLPASQAVSAGADVVYQLIDTPKGKLVLAKDLAEDTLKRYGFSDGIAILAETTGDKLENLHMNHPFLERDIPMLNGDHVTTDAGTGLVHTAPAHGLEDYAVCNKYGIELYNPVNAEGKYISETPRVAGMRVWEANPVILQWLEETGNLLASSKIEHSYAHCWRHKTPLIYRATGQWFVGMDKAGSDGKTLRDKAIKAVDDTEFFPSWGRARLEAMIEGRPDWVVSRQRYWGTPMTFFVHKETGELHPNSAELLEKVAQRIEEKGIEAWFSLDKSELLSAEDCEHYDKLPDTMDVWFDSGSTHYSVVKQREELEWPADLYLEGSDQHRGWFQSSMLTGCASSMGRAPYKQLLTHGFVVDQNGRKMSKSIGNVVAPQEVYNEFGADILRLWAASTDYSGELAISKEILKRVTESYRRIRNTLSFLFANLSDFNPIEDAVQQADMVEIDRYALVLARRLQERLAGDYYPRYAFHFAVKDIVSFCSEDLGAFYLDILKDRLYTTKADSHARRSAQTALYHITRSLVLLIAPILCFTGEEAWDIIGGGEEDSVLFHTWHEFPTINEKAEAELVKKWTAIREAREAVTAAIEPLRADKTVGSSLQAEAEITAPEEMADYLNALGEELRFALLVSKAEVKVGDELAVAAKASDGEKCERCWHYTHDVGAVAGYETVCKRCAENVGGEGETRHYA; encoded by the coding sequence ATGACCGATTACAGTAAAACCGTCAACCTGCTCGAGAGCCCGTTTCCAATGCGCGGCAATCTTGCCAAGCGCGAGCCTGCATGGCTGAAAAGCTGGTACGAGCAAAAACGCTACCAAAAACTGCGCGAAATCGCCAAAGGCCGTCCGAAATTCATCCTGCACGACGGCCCTCCGTATGCCAACGGCGACATCCACATCGGTCACGCCGTCAACAAAATTCTCAAAGACATCATTATCCGCAGCAAAACCCAAGCCGGTTTTGACGCGCCTTATGTGCCGGGTTGGGACTGTCACGGTTTGCCTATCGAAGTGATGGTAGAAAAACTGCACGGCAAAGACATGCCCAAAGCGCGTTTCCGCGAATTGTGCCGCGAATACGCCGCCGAACAAGTTGCCCGCCAGAAAAAAGACTTTATCCGCTTGGGCGTGTTGGGCGACTGGGACAAGCCCTACCTGACGATGGATTTCAAAACCGAAGCAGATACCGTGCGTATGCTCGGCGAAATCTACAAATCCGGCTATCTCTACCGGGGCGCGAAACCGGTTCAATTCTGCTTGGACTGCGGTTCTTCGCTGGCGGAAGCGGAAGTGGAATACAAAGACAAAGTATCGCCTGCGATTGACGTTGCCTATCCGTTTAAAGACACTGCCGCGCTTGCCGCCGCATTCGGTTTGGCAGGTATCGAAGGTAAAGCGTTTGCCGTTATCTGGACAACCACGCCTTGGACTTTGCCTGCGAGCCAAGCCGTGTCTGCGGGTGCAGACGTGGTGTATCAACTGATTGATACGCCTAAAGGCAAATTGGTATTGGCGAAAGACTTGGCGGAAGACACGCTCAAACGTTACGGTTTTTCAGACGGCATTGCAATTCTTGCCGAAACCACCGGCGACAAGCTGGAAAACCTACACATGAACCATCCGTTCCTCGAACGCGATATTCCCATGCTCAACGGCGACCACGTTACCACTGATGCCGGTACCGGCTTGGTACATACCGCCCCCGCACACGGTTTGGAAGACTACGCTGTCTGCAATAAATACGGCATCGAGCTTTACAACCCCGTCAACGCCGAAGGCAAATACATCAGCGAAACGCCGCGCGTTGCCGGTATGCGCGTTTGGGAAGCCAATCCCGTTATCCTGCAATGGCTGGAAGAAACCGGCAACCTCTTGGCAAGCAGCAAAATCGAACACAGCTACGCCCACTGCTGGCGGCACAAAACGCCGCTGATTTACCGCGCGACTGGCCAATGGTTTGTCGGTATGGACAAAGCCGGAAGCGACGGTAAAACCCTGCGCGACAAAGCCATCAAAGCCGTGGACGACACCGAATTCTTCCCATCATGGGGTCGTGCGCGTTTGGAAGCCATGATCGAAGGCCGTCCTGACTGGGTGGTTTCTCGCCAACGTTACTGGGGCACGCCGATGACTTTCTTTGTTCACAAAGAAACGGGCGAGCTGCATCCGAACTCTGCCGAACTTTTGGAAAAAGTCGCGCAACGCATTGAAGAAAAAGGCATCGAGGCTTGGTTCTCCCTCGATAAAAGCGAATTATTAAGCGCGGAAGATTGCGAACATTACGACAAACTCCCCGATACGATGGACGTATGGTTCGATTCCGGTTCGACCCATTATTCCGTTGTGAAACAACGCGAAGAATTGGAATGGCCGGCTGACTTGTACCTTGAAGGCAGCGACCAACACCGCGGCTGGTTCCAATCCTCCATGCTGACCGGCTGCGCCTCTTCGATGGGTCGCGCGCCGTACAAACAGCTGCTAACCCACGGTTTCGTGGTTGACCAAAACGGTCGCAAAATGTCGAAATCCATCGGCAACGTCGTTGCACCGCAAGAGGTTTATAACGAATTCGGCGCGGACATCCTGCGTCTGTGGGCGGCATCCACCGATTACAGCGGCGAATTGGCGATTTCCAAAGAAATCCTCAAACGTGTAACTGAAAGCTACCGCCGTATCCGCAATACCTTGAGCTTCCTGTTTGCCAACCTCAGCGACTTCAATCCTATTGAAGATGCCGTGCAACAGGCAGACATGGTGGAAATCGACCGCTACGCCTTAGTGCTGGCGCGTCGGCTGCAAGAGCGTCTGGCAGGCGATTACTATCCGCGTTATGCCTTCCACTTCGCCGTAAAAGACATTGTTTCTTTCTGCTCGGAAGACTTGGGCGCGTTCTACCTCGATATCCTGAAAGACCGCCTCTACACCACCAAAGCAGACAGCCATGCACGCCGCAGCGCGCAAACCGCCCTGTACCACATCACGCGCAGCCTGGTTCTCTTGATTGCACCGATTTTGTGCTTCACCGGCGAAGAAGCGTGGGACATCATCGGCGGCGGCGAAGAAGACAGCGTCCTCTTCCACACTTGGCACGAGTTCCCGACCATCAACGAAAAAGCCGAAGCCGAACTGGTGAAAAAATGGACGGCAATCCGCGAAGCCCGCGAAGCGGTAACCGCCGCCATCGAGCCTTTGCGCGCCGACAAAACCGTCGGTTCGTCCTTGCAAGCCGAAGCCGAAATTACGGCTCCGGAAGAAATGGCCGACTATCTGAATGCTTTGGGCGAAGAATTGCGCTTTGCTTTGCTGGTGTCTAAAGCAGAAGTGAAAGTAGGTGATGAACTTGCCGTTGCCGCCAAAGCCAGCGACGGCGAAAAATGCGAACGCTGCTGGCACTACACCCACGATGTGGGCGCAGTTGCAGGCTATGAAACCGTCTGCAAACGCTGTGCAGAGAATGTCGGCGGAGAAGGCGAAACGCGCCATTATGCCTGA
- the lspA gene encoding signal peptidase II, giving the protein MSSSVSSKTRYWVLALAAIVLDQWSKWAVLSSFQYRERVNVIPSFFDLTLVYNPGAAFSFLADQGGWQKYFFLVLAVAVSAYLVRAILRDEFAALGKIGAAMIIGGALGNVIDRLIHGHVVDFLLFYWQNWFYPAFNIADSFICVGAVLAVLDNIVHRKDGKKT; this is encoded by the coding sequence ATGTCTTCATCTGTTTCAAGTAAAACGCGCTATTGGGTATTGGCACTTGCCGCCATCGTGCTGGATCAGTGGTCGAAGTGGGCGGTGCTGTCGTCGTTTCAGTATCGGGAACGCGTCAATGTCATTCCTTCGTTTTTCGATCTGACCTTGGTGTACAACCCGGGCGCGGCGTTCAGCTTCCTTGCCGATCAGGGCGGCTGGCAGAAATACTTTTTTTTGGTGCTGGCGGTGGCGGTGAGCGCGTATTTGGTACGCGCTATCTTGCGCGACGAGTTTGCAGCCCTCGGAAAAATCGGGGCGGCAATGATTATCGGCGGTGCGTTGGGCAACGTTATCGACCGCCTGATACACGGTCATGTCGTCGATTTCTTATTGTTTTATTGGCAAAATTGGTTTTATCCCGCCTTTAATATTGCCGACAGCTTTATCTGCGTCGGTGCGGTGTTGGCAGTGTTGGACAATATCGTCCATCGCAAAGATGGCAAAAAAACGTGA
- a CDS encoding opacity family porin: MNPAPKKTLLFSSLLFSSLLFSSAAQAASEDNGRGPYVQADLAYAYEHITHDYPADNAKIFDDSRDIKTHSTHPRLSVGYDFGNWRIALDYARYNTWRHGKHIHAEQTKQYSPAVTAKTEIDHTDKGTFKAESNYGISAIYDFDTGTRFKPYVGARVGLGKIKHSIAVEDQVTVTINNIKRGPTNAHDPIHQSRSIRRVGFGAVAGVGIDITPNLTLDTGYRYHYWGHLENTRFKTHEASLGVRYRF; encoded by the coding sequence ATGAATCCAGCCCCCAAAAAAACCCTTCTCTTCTCTTCTCTTCTCTTCTCTTCTCTTCTCTTCTCTTCCGCAGCGCAGGCGGCAAGTGAAGACAATGGCCGCGGCCCGTATGTGCAGGCAGATTTAGCCTACGCCTACGAACACATTACCCACGATTATCCCGCCGACAACGCCAAAATCTTCGACGACTCTCGCGACATCAAAACCCATTCCACCCACCCCCGCCTTTCCGTCGGCTACGATTTCGGCAACTGGCGCATCGCCCTCGATTACGCCCGCTACAATACCTGGAGACATGGCAAGCATATTCATGCAGAACAAACAAAACAATATAGTCCTGCTGTTACAGCCAAAACAGAAATAGACCACACCGACAAAGGCACATTCAAAGCCGAATCCAACTACGGCATCTCTGCCATCTACGATTTCGATACCGGCACCCGCTTCAAACCCTATGTCGGTGCACGGGTTGGTTTAGGCAAAATCAAACACAGCATTGCTGTAGAAGACCAAGTAACCGTTACCATTAACAATATCAAACGAGGACCGACCAATGCCCACGACCCCATCCACCAAAGCCGCAGCATCCGCCGCGTGGGCTTCGGCGCGGTAGCAGGCGTAGGCATAGACATCACACCCAACCTAACCTTGGACACCGGATACCGCTACCACTACTGGGGACACTTGGAAAACACCCGCTTCAAAACCCACGAAGCCTCATTGGGCGTGCGCTACCGCTTCTGA
- the ispH gene encoding 4-hydroxy-3-methylbut-2-enyl diphosphate reductase: MNGKTIILANPRGFCAGVDRAISIVERALEEFGAPIYVRHEVVHNKFVVDNLREKGAVFIEDLAEVPRGATLIYSAHGVSKAVQQEAAERGFRVFDATCPLVTKVHKEVARLDAQDCEIIMIGHKGHVEVEGTMGQLAPGKMLLVETVGDVAKLEVRNPDKLAYVSQTTLSVDETKDIIAALNARFPNIRNPHKEDICYATTNRQTAVKELAEQCDIVIVVGSPNSSNSNRLREVAAGIGTDAYMVDNAGYLQRAWFEGKNKVGVTAGASAPEVLVQEVLATIRGWGHETVREGEGAEESIVFVLPKELRREGETKPDLCKR; the protein is encoded by the coding sequence ATGAACGGAAAAACCATCATCCTTGCCAATCCGCGCGGCTTCTGCGCCGGTGTGGATCGGGCAATCAGTATTGTCGAACGTGCTTTGGAAGAATTCGGCGCACCGATTTATGTGCGCCACGAAGTCGTTCACAACAAATTCGTCGTGGACAACCTGCGTGAAAAAGGCGCGGTGTTTATCGAAGACTTGGCGGAAGTGCCTCGGGGCGCGACGCTGATTTATTCGGCACACGGCGTATCGAAGGCAGTGCAGCAGGAAGCGGCGGAACGTGGTTTCCGGGTATTTGATGCGACTTGCCCGCTGGTTACGAAAGTGCATAAGGAAGTCGCCCGACTGGATGCCCAAGACTGCGAAATCATCATGATCGGGCATAAGGGACACGTCGAGGTTGAAGGAACGATGGGGCAGCTTGCACCGGGCAAAATGCTTTTGGTCGAAACGGTCGGAGATGTGGCAAAACTCGAAGTCAGAAACCCCGACAAACTCGCCTATGTCAGCCAGACCACGCTCTCTGTCGATGAAACCAAAGACATCATCGCCGCGCTGAACGCGCGTTTCCCCAATATCCGCAATCCGCACAAGGAAGACATCTGCTATGCGACGACCAACCGGCAAACCGCCGTCAAAGAGTTGGCGGAACAGTGCGACATCGTGATTGTGGTCGGTTCGCCCAATTCGTCCAACAGCAACCGCTTGCGCGAAGTGGCGGCAGGCATCGGAACCGATGCGTATATGGTGGATAATGCGGGCTACCTGCAACGCGCGTGGTTTGAGGGCAAAAACAAAGTCGGCGTAACGGCAGGCGCGTCCGCGCCCGAAGTGTTGGTGCAGGAAGTACTGGCAACCATACGCGGGTGGGGGCATGAAACCGTACGCGAAGGGGAGGGTGCGGAAGAAAGCATCGTGTTCGTCCTGCCCAAAGAGCTACGCCGCGAGGGTGAAACCAAACCCGATTTGTGCAAACGTTGA
- the ribF gene encoding bifunctional riboflavin kinase/FAD synthetase, producing MKIRLGRHDAPDFPQGAAVTIGNFDGVHLGHKHILQKLRFEADTRGLPVVAVVFEPQPKEFFALRTGRMPPCRISPLRIKLELLEGTGCVDAVWVLRFDQNFSEISAQGFIDRLLRQTLNTRYLLVGDDFRFGAGREGCFELLAQQPDMQTERTPSVIVEDIRTSSTAVRQALSDGNLAYAKKLLGHDYVLGGRVVHGRKLGRTLNAPTANIRLPGHRYALGGVFVVEADGAFGTRRGVASFGFNPTVDSGCSQKLEVHLFDFQGDLYGQRLNVRFLHKLRDEEKFDGMEELKRQIEADMEAAKCW from the coding sequence ATGAAAATCAGGCTGGGGCGGCATGACGCGCCCGACTTTCCACAGGGTGCCGCCGTAACCATAGGCAATTTCGACGGCGTACACCTCGGACACAAACACATCCTCCAAAAACTCCGCTTCGAAGCCGATACGCGCGGATTACCCGTCGTGGCCGTCGTTTTCGAACCCCAACCCAAAGAATTTTTCGCACTCCGCACCGGCAGGATGCCGCCGTGCCGGATCAGCCCCCTGCGCATCAAGCTCGAATTATTGGAAGGCACAGGCTGTGTCGATGCCGTCTGGGTTTTGCGTTTCGATCAAAATTTTTCCGAAATATCCGCGCAAGGGTTTATCGACCGCCTGCTGCGTCAAACCTTGAATACGCGTTATTTGCTCGTCGGCGACGATTTCCGTTTCGGTGCGGGGCGGGAAGGCTGTTTTGAACTTTTGGCACAACAGCCCGATATGCAAACCGAGCGTACGCCCTCCGTCATCGTCGAAGACATCCGCACCAGCAGTACCGCCGTGCGACAAGCCCTTTCAGATGGCAACCTTGCTTATGCGAAAAAACTTTTGGGACACGACTACGTTTTGGGGGGCAGGGTGGTGCACGGCAGAAAACTCGGACGCACCCTAAATGCCCCGACCGCCAATATCCGCCTGCCCGGCCACCGGTATGCCCTCGGCGGCGTGTTCGTCGTCGAAGCGGACGGCGCATTCGGCACGCGGCGCGGCGTGGCGAGCTTCGGCTTCAATCCCACCGTTGATAGTGGCTGTTCTCAAAAGCTTGAAGTCCACCTGTTCGACTTTCAAGGCGACCTGTACGGACAACGGCTGAACGTCCGCTTCCTGCACAAACTGCGCGATGAGGAAAAGTTTGACGGTATGGAAGAACTGAAAAGGCAGATTGAAGCCGATATGGAAGCCGCAAAGTGTTGGTAG